The genomic window TGAATCAGACTGAGAACCACTATTTTGACAGAAGCCTGGCACGTGTGGGTGGGTGCTATATGGCCAGGTAATAAAAAGTGGGGCCAACCCGGTAAGCATTATTAGCTTGGCAGCAGTTTAAACaaagcaaagtaaaacaaaggCACCTCAGAGGGCTGGGTTAAAGAATTACTGACAGTAAACAAGTCCTGTTTGCAGGGCCAGCTGACCCAAGGTCGTATGTTAACACATATAAATGTAGAGTTTGTAAGCCCAGGAATAAAGCAAACAATGTCTTCTTTGACCCCAAGGTcataacacttttttttaaaacattgatttggcgggggggggggcgtGAATTGATGGACCACGGAACTATTAGTATTGAATTTAGGCACTTTTTGAGTCCCCGTTTGCATGTCACCACTGACTTGGGGTCTGTGTCAGGTTTCCATCTTCATGATGGCGGCAAAATTGTTGTCTCTTCAAGGCACGGTCATTAGGacatttctctgtttttgcaTCCAGAGTTAACTTGTAATCTGAAAGCTGATTTTGTAATATCCAGCATGCCAAAGATTGCAGAGGCAAATAGAGAGGTTCATGGTTCCCAGTTtttgttcttggtttttttttttattatttaattcaaGGAATTCTATATTAAGCTTATTAAAATTGGGTAgaaaatttcttccatttttgtatAGTGTCTTTTATGTAGcatttttgtagcatttttatagcacttaaagcacttgtaaagcattttacaaatattaatcttGTTTCATCCTTGCAGCAACCTTAGGAGATAGGCcctgctgttatccccattttacagttgaggaaactgaggcagatagttgTTAAGTTaccatgggtcacacagctaggaagtatctgcgCCTGGATGTGacctctgatcttcctgactccaggcaccaCACCCCATCCACTAAGCGTTTAGCTCTCTGTTTGCTAGATTGCTGGCTTTGTGTCTTTGAACTTTTGCCCCCTCCCTTGTCCCATTATGGCAAAGAAATGACCCCAGTTCTGAAAGCCAGGGGCAGTAGAACATGGGCTCTGAAAGGTCCAGCCACGCTAGAGAGTCTTTAGTTGTGAATCCATGAATAGACTGTTTTTATCAGCTGAGGACTCTACCTAGTCCAGCTGGCTTCGAGGTGATGAGTCTTTCATAAAGTCAGCTCTTTAAAAAAACCATTAGTTGGGTGTAGGAAAACTGTGATCTGTATTGTTGGGATGAGTGCCCACAAATGACATCACAGATCCATGACAAATAAGTGACCCGTGGATAAGCCATTGGAACTCAGTCCCCCAGCCTGTAATAATAGCTAAGACTTAGAGCTTGAAGGAACTTTAAAAGCCATCTCTTTTTTTGTACAAAGATGAGACCGGGGCCACAAATGTAGCATGTGTTCAGATCTAGATTCGGGGCCCTGGTGGTGGGAAGCAGGCTGGTCACTCTTAGATGTCTCTCGAAATGTTGACCTCCTCATTAGTACCTTATTTCCTTCTATATGTAAGGCCAAAGAAAAGTTTTTGGCCCCTATATATCTTCTTAAACCTTGCATCTCATAAAAGTTTTATGAACTGAAGAGCCTTCTGAAATTAATTCAGCTTTTGTGCTCAGGAGAGACTGGTTGGTCATCCCATCGCATTGCCAAGTGCGCTGGTAGTGGGGCTTAGCGCAATGACTATCTGTTCAAGGTCTCACTTTGGAACATGATTTGGTTTCTAAAAGGAAGTATAGTAGTAGGGGCAATGGTGGCTACCTATTCTGTTCTGTTTAAATCATGTTCATTAGTACTGTACATAGAGGTTCTCTCTTTGACTggcttttttatctcttttttttttttttagtatgtcaCTGTACAGACCATTTCTGGAACTGGAGCATTAAGAGTGGGAGCCAGTTTTCTGGTGAGTGTAGAACTCTTGGATTTGATGATACTCGTTTTCAAATGAAAAGCGCTGCTTTTCTTCTTAGGTTAgagttttacaaagtacttcttaACAGAAGGAAATCTTTCCAGGGAAGGCAAATAAACAGTGACAACTGTGATgtataaaaatttcttttctttatgttttcccTTTTGCCCATTCCTCACCACATCTTTTAGCAACGGTTCTTCAAATCTAGCCGGGATGTCTATCTTCCCAAACCGTCCTGGGGAAATCACACCCCCATCTTCAGGGATGCTGGCATGCAGTTGAATGGCTATCGGTACTATGACCCCAAGACTTGTGGCTTTGACTTCACTGGAGCCTTGGAAGACATTTCAGTAAGTATGGCtttcagggaagagagagaagcacGTGAAAAGTGGACAGTGGGTGTAGGTTTCCTGGAACACACTCATCACGTTCCATTCAACCAGTTCTTGTATATAAAATGCCTTCTAGATACGAGACCCTGGGAATACAAGGATGCAGATTGGTatggcccctgccttcaaggaacttgtgTTCTGCACAGTTTAGATAGCTTTTGTAGATGAAGTAGTATGGCCTGTTCGCCACAGGACAACTTCAGGAGTTAAACGAGGTGTTTGTTTTTGACCTGTGTAGAAAATCCCAGAGCAGAGTGTCATCCTTCTGCATGCCTGCGCGCACAACCCCACTGGAGTTGATCCTCGTCCTGAGCAGTGGAAAGAAATAGCCTCCTTGGTAAAGGTGCGTTGTCTTGGATGGACCAGCCACACGTGGCAAGAAAATCACAGCAGAAACTGGCAAAACTTGAATTGTGCTAGATTTTATACACCCAGGTGAACTGGGTGGGatttggaggggagagaagtgTAAAGTTAACTTGAAAGCAAGTCAATAAAATCATTATCTAGTGACAGAATACTTTATGGTTTGGTGTGATGTAAAGAGCCCTGGAATTAGAATCAgcaaaaactgagttcaaatctggcatcaggcaCTAtggctgtgcaaccctggacaagttccCTTATCTGTTTAACAGGGATAATGGTACCTATTGATACAGTTGTTACAAGCATCAAATGTTATCATTTCTGTTAAATTCTTTCTAAATcttaatagctcacatttctagagCTTGTGATTATTAAAAAGCATAGGATTGGCTCTGGCTAACCAGGATATTGAAGGAATTCAGTTGATTCCACATCATTTTATAATTCATTCTATTCTGTAATGGATCCTGCGTGATGTTACTGCCCCACTTTTCCTCTGAGTTAGTTTAAAGGTATAATATTTGAAAACCTGTTATCTACCATACCTTATCTTTAAAGGCCTACAAGCTGATCTGGTGAATTGCCACAAGGTGGCAATTTGTTATCGATCCTTGCCTGTCTTTATACAATTAAGAAGGATCTTATCTCCCTAACAAACCCTTTTAGGCAACAAGGAATCTGCTAAGTCAGGTCCATAGCAAGATCTGCAAGATGGGATGAGTCCTGTGAAGCAATCAACACTCCATACTTGTCAGAGGGGTGGTTACTAGCCCCACATGGTGCTAGCCTGATTTCTTTAAAATCATTAGTCATTTTCCTACCCTTACAATGCTGTCTTCCCTATAATCAATCAAATTGTCTTCCTTGTATACCCAGCTCCCCAAAATTCATATCAAGGCTGAGGAGCTCTACCTCAACATCTTTTGGTTGCTAAGAGAGGCCTTTGACTGAGTTTATTGGTTACTGCTAAGTTAACTAATAAATTGATTGTGCTCAGACCATTGTCTCTCAATTTACTATAATTTTCTAATGTAATAATATGTAAAATGTACTCATTTAGAATACCTAGTAATGCCACTCAGTGAAATGCAATCAGGTAAGATTTCTCTGTGGAGTCTTCAAAGTGACTAATTAAAACTTTGTTCTCCTGATTCATTCATAGCAAAGGAACCTCTTTGCCTTTTTTGACATGGCATACCAGGGCTTTGCCAGTGGGGATGGTGACAAGGATGCCTGGGCTGTTCGCCACTTCATTGATCAGGGCATTAATGTCGCTCTTTGTCAGTCATATGCCAAGAACATGGGCCTGTATGGTAAGCAGGGACACTTGACTGAGTGATCTCCCCATTGGGTTCCCACATGGTTTGGGGGTGGCAGATATTCTACAAAGGGAGACTTGGGACTCAATTGATTTAGCTCTATTTTTCATTTCACATTTTATCTAGAAAAAATAACTTGTATCTAGAGGAATTAACTGACAGTCTTGTCAGACAAGTCATTGTCCTCATGTCCACTTCTTCCCAAGTATCTAATCAGTAAAGATAACCAGCTACCTCTCCTGTTCAGTAAGCTGGTCTAAGTGGAATAATTGGAATTGACCTAGTAATCTTCATCACTGAAGTCCTACAGAAATGGACAGGTTGGGGGAGAGGCAGAAAGCATCATCCAGGCTTTTTTGTGCCTGGGTCAGATATCCCATGCTGGTCagaatgacttttttctttcaaagataaATTGTTTTCTGGTGCCTCTGCTTACAGAAAACCATAGGGTAAATTCTGTGTCTACTTTggggaaataaatgttaaaatgtcTAGGTGATGTGTAACCTGCCTTGTCTTCCAGGTGAACGTGTGGGAGCTTTTACCATGGTGTGTAAAGATGCTGATGAAGCCAAAAGGGTAGAATCCCAGTTGAAAATCCTGATTCGTCCCATGTATTCCAACCCCCCTCTCAATGGGGCCCGAATTGCTGCCACGATCCTGAATAGTCCTGATCTGAGGAGCCAGTGGTAAATGTCCAGCGCTACTCCTATCCTCTTACCTGGGCTTCCAGCTGCCCTTCATAGCCCTCTTATTATTGACTTCCAGCATGGTTTAGAAATGATCCCTTAGCTTATGGGAAACTGAGTCATCTAAGATCACAGTTTGAAAGCAGAAGGTCCTCtgatctaaccccttcattttagagatgaggaaactgagacccagggaagtaaAATGATTGGCACCTCGGGCCTCTGATTACAAATCCCCTTCCAGTATGCCATGCTACCTCACTTTGTGCCCACAGTCAAGTGACAGCGTTTCCCGGACCAGGACTTTTTAAAGAGACAGAAGTCTGTGAGGCAGTCATAACAGCATTTCTTGGTACTTTGAACGTGTAAGATTCTCAAAGGACCTCGACCCCAGATAGCCCAGACTGGAAGAAGGAATGGTTTGTGCAAGGTGTTTTTGCTATCTCTTGTTAGGGGGCAAAATGAAGAGGGCTCAATGTGTATAAGTAGTACCTGGAGCTTTACAGAAGTAGCAGAGGAGGAGTTAACAGTTCACCAGCTTCACTGACCAGCTTGACTACATCTTTAGATTAGCTGTGTCAGTGACTGCAGCTGCCTTGGTCAAAATAGCGTTTTTCCCACTCAGAGCAGAAAGCTGTGAGAATTAGAATCGTGTCAGAAGTCAGGAGGAGGCTTGAGGGGAAGGGGCCTGGGAGTTGAGTGGAGCGATTCTCTTTTCTAGGTTGCAAGAGGTCAAAGGCATGGCAGATCGCATCATTAGCATGCGGACCCAGCTGGTTTCCAACCTCAAGAAAGAGGGCTCCTCCCACAATTGGCAGCACATCACTGACCAGATTGGCATGTTTTGTTTCACAGGCCTAAAAGCTGATCAGGTGAGTGGGCTGCCAAAAAACTTCTTCCAAAATCACATATGGGATTTTCGTGAGGGTTGTTTAGATGTTCTTCAGTTAAAGGGGAGAGGTGTTTATAAGAAAGAGGCACCAGAGGGGATGGAAAAAGACTTGTCTTTTTGTTTAAAGTAACAGTGTTAAACAAGTCGTAATTATTTGCAAGGGAAACATGACTCTAATTTTTCTATTAGATGCCAAATTTAGGATTTTTAACCCGTGTGAGCATGTAAGCCTTCACCTTTTCACCTCCAGGGTCATTATATGTGATCTTCCTTCCTTTGCCATTTTAAAGCAGCATAGTAtgctataaattgcagagagagTATGTATAATAGATGTAAATGCACTTTGGATTTTAGTTGATTAGAAAGTAAGTCTTGCCTAAGCAGTAAGAAATGCccagtttcttctctctttgtagGTGGAACGGCTGATCAAGGAGTTCTCCATTTATATGACAAAAGATGGCCGCATTTCCGTAGCAGGGGTCACATCAGGCAATGTAGGATACCTTGCCCATGCCATTCACCAAGTCTCCAAATAACTCTGGGGTGAGATGGAGCAGAGACAACCTTCCCACTTTCAGACTCTGCTgtttgagactcagagagatgatTGAGCTGGCGAAGATAGGAGTGGTGTGAGAATTCCTTTCAGCCACAGTGCTTAATGCTCAGCCATTGAAAGTGTCTCAGAACAAGACCTTTGAGTAGGCTAAAGGCATCTGAAACTAGTGTTTGGAGCTTTATGGGTCTAACCCAAACTCCCCAACCCATCCCCCGCAActtttccaaaacattttatgTTTACAGTAACTCTACCAAAAATCCCACCCTGAAACCAgaatttctctcccctcttttcttcccctagTCTTAGATCTCCTGGCATTACAATGTTGTTCAAGAGCTTTAATCTAGGTAATAAATATCACTTAGCCCATGTACCTGAAATCTCTGTGGTGCTAAAAACTTCCAAAGAAGGCTTGCCCACTCCTGACTCCCTCCTCTTACTGGCCTCCCATGACTGATGGAGGCACCTTGAATCACAAATGCTGCTATTGTGCAGCCTCTTGGCTtcaagaaataacagaaaaaggAGGTGGCTCTCACCCATTGAAGatctaagactttttttttaactttctcctcctccccattttTATTGCTATCCTTTCCCTTTGACCCAAAGATCCAAATCTGCTGTAGATTCTCTCCCTCTGTTGAATTAAACTTCAAACCCTTCCTATCAGGATCTGTATACTTGGAGAATTAAGTAAAAGGTAATTTAAGAAAAGACCATATTCACTCCTCTCCTTTCTCAGCAGCagatagaggaagagaattcAGTCAAGtgattgtattttaatatagGCATCATTGTAAAGTTCCTAATTGCCCCCCTTTCTGCCACCTCCCCACCAGACCTCATCATCAATGTGGTGGCGCAATAAATAGTCAGATTATGACAAGTATGTAGAGGCAGTCAGTCCTGAGAGACGAGTATTTTGAGCTGTGGTTGTAAGCTTCTCTCTGTTACTAGCTGAGTTCAAACTTCAACCTTGAAAAGATCACCCTCCAGTGTAATCACATAGGCCTTTATGCAGCCTGGTTTCTCTGTTACAATAAAATTATTGTAGATCGGATCACTATTTCCaaggctatttttttaaattaagtttattttattttcagtttatagcattcacttccacaaaatcttggcatttcaaattttctccccatctctcccctccccccacctcaggacAATGTGTATTCTgactaccctttcctccaatctgcccttccttctatcacctcctccccctttatccccttcccttctattttcctgtaaggcaagatagatttctgtactccattgcccatatatcttatttcccacttgcatgtgaaaataatttttaacattcatttttaaagctttgagttccacattctctcccttgcccCCTCCCCACGCATCCTttttgagaaggcaggcaatttcttatcagttacacatgtgtagtcatgcaaaacatttctataacagtcAAGTtatgaaagactagctatatttccccctatcctgcccctccctccatttattctgttctcctttgacctgtccctccacaaaagtgttggcttctgattaacccttcctcTAGTTTAACATTCCTTATGTTATCGCCCctctcttatcttcttcccccctgctttcctgaagtgtaagatggactttcatacccaattgagtgtgtatgttattccctcctaaagccaAATTCAAcaaaagtaaggctcacttattccctctccttctccccttcccctccattataaatgatttactatattctacctctccctttctctttctcccagtacattcctctctacacttaattttattttttagatatcatcccttcgtaatcagttcaccctgtgctgtgtgtgtgtgtgtgtgtgtgtgtgtgtgtgtgtgtgtgtgtgtgtgtgtgtgtgtgtgtgtgtgtgtgtgcttggaagtccatttcactgaaattccattttttccactgaagcattatactcagttttgctggataggtgcttcttggttttaatcctgtctcctctgacctccagaatatcatattccaagcccttcagtcccttagtgtagaagctgcaagatcttatgttatcctgattgtatttccacaatacttgaattgtttctttctggctgcttgtagtattttcttcttgacctgggaactctggaatttggctacaatagtcctaggagctttccttttgggatttctttcagcaggtgattggtgaattctttccattcctgtttgaccctctggttctagaatatcaaggcagttttccttgataatttcttgaaaaatgaagtctaggctctttttttgatcatgctttcaggtagttcaataattttaaaattatctctcctggatctattttccaggtcagtggtttttacATTgagtattttacattgtcttcatttttcattcttttggttttgttttataatttctttatttcgcataaagt from Notamacropus eugenii isolate mMacEug1 chromosome 1, mMacEug1.pri_v2, whole genome shotgun sequence includes these protein-coding regions:
- the GOT2 gene encoding aspartate aminotransferase, mitochondrial isoform X2, yielding MTTLGGGCYFDPHLGLEEPEADSSSMSCPELHNHSWWTHVEMGPPDPILGVTEAFKRDTNSKKMNLGVGAYRDDNGKPYVLPSVRKAEAQIAGKNMDKEYLPISGLAEFCKASAELALGENNEVVKSKRYVTVQTISGTGALRVGASFLQRFFKSSRDVYLPKPSWGNHTPIFRDAGMQLNGYRYYDPKTCGFDFTGALEDISKIPEQSVILLHACAHNPTGVDPRPEQWKEIASLVKQRNLFAFFDMAYQGFASGDGDKDAWAVRHFIDQGINVALCQSYAKNMGLYGERVGAFTMVCKDADEAKRVESQLKILIRPMYSNPPLNGARIAATILNSPDLRSQWLQEVKGMADRIISMRTQLVSNLKKEGSSHNWQHITDQIGMFCFTGLKADQVERLIKEFSIYMTKDGRISVAGVTSGNVGYLAHAIHQVSK
- the GOT2 gene encoding aspartate aminotransferase, mitochondrial isoform X1; its protein translation is MALLQSCRLLSGAASFHPGLGAAAAARASSWWTHVEMGPPDPILGVTEAFKRDTNSKKMNLGVGAYRDDNGKPYVLPSVRKAEAQIAGKNMDKEYLPISGLAEFCKASAELALGENNEVVKSKRYVTVQTISGTGALRVGASFLQRFFKSSRDVYLPKPSWGNHTPIFRDAGMQLNGYRYYDPKTCGFDFTGALEDISKIPEQSVILLHACAHNPTGVDPRPEQWKEIASLVKQRNLFAFFDMAYQGFASGDGDKDAWAVRHFIDQGINVALCQSYAKNMGLYGERVGAFTMVCKDADEAKRVESQLKILIRPMYSNPPLNGARIAATILNSPDLRSQWLQEVKGMADRIISMRTQLVSNLKKEGSSHNWQHITDQIGMFCFTGLKADQVERLIKEFSIYMTKDGRISVAGVTSGNVGYLAHAIHQVSK